The following are from one region of the Aquirufa lenticrescens genome:
- a CDS encoding YheT family hydrolase, with translation MVENYTPPLWLPDGHTQSIYPSLFRKVTLSETPRRERVTTPDQDFLDIDWYGGELSERPLLIVSHGLEGSSDRQYVTGLIHKMKGMNALAWNYRSCSGEPNKNLRFYHSGATDDLDFIIKLAIERGAKEIYLAGFSLGGNLTLKWLGEQGKNPPEMIRKAVAFSVPLHLSSSSKQLAKRENRLYTHRFLQTLIKKVKEKSARYPQDITVEMIDSIKSLVDFDDVITGPLHGFKDGEDYYEKSSSLYFLDQINVPTLIVNAKNDPFLSAECIPESFVKTLDFVQLDAQEKGGHCGFYPKNYQGYTWSENRAEHWFKKSV, from the coding sequence ATGGTAGAAAATTATACCCCGCCACTTTGGTTACCGGACGGGCATACACAAAGTATTTATCCTTCCCTTTTTCGAAAAGTAACTCTTTCGGAAACGCCACGCCGCGAACGGGTGACGACTCCGGATCAGGATTTCTTAGATATCGATTGGTACGGTGGTGAACTTTCAGAGCGTCCTTTATTGATTGTGTCCCATGGTTTGGAGGGATCAAGCGATCGTCAATATGTGACGGGATTAATTCACAAGATGAAAGGGATGAACGCGTTGGCTTGGAATTACCGAAGCTGTTCGGGGGAGCCCAATAAGAATCTGCGGTTTTACCACAGTGGGGCAACGGATGATTTGGACTTTATTATTAAGTTGGCAATTGAACGCGGGGCGAAAGAAATCTATCTCGCTGGATTTAGTTTAGGGGGCAACTTAACCTTAAAATGGTTAGGCGAACAAGGCAAAAATCCTCCCGAAATGATTCGAAAAGCTGTCGCATTTTCCGTACCTTTACACCTTTCATCGAGTAGCAAGCAATTAGCTAAGCGGGAAAACAGACTCTACACTCATCGATTTCTACAAACTCTCATTAAAAAAGTCAAGGAAAAGTCCGCGCGCTATCCTCAGGATATTACCGTGGAGATGATTGATTCGATTAAGAGTTTAGTGGATTTTGACGATGTGATCACAGGGCCTTTACACGGGTTTAAAGACGGGGAAGACTATTACGAAAAGAGTAGCTCCTTGTATTTTTTGGATCAGATTAACGTACCCACTTTAATCGTGAATGCAAAAAATGACCCATTTTTATCGGCGGAATGTATTCCGGAATCTTTTGTGAAGACCTTGGACTTTGTCCAATTAGACGCACAGGAAAAAGGAGGACATTGTGGTTTTTATCCGAAGAATTACCAGGGTTATACTTGGTCGGAAAATCGCGCCGAACATTGGTTTAAGAAAAGCGTTTAG
- a CDS encoding SDR family oxidoreductase, whose product MHFKNKTVFITGGSRGIGLEIAKKLASEGANIVIAAKTSEPHPKLPGTIHTAAAEIEAAGGKALACMVDIRDENQVLAAVKLAVDTFGGIDILINNASAIQLTGTLSTEMKKYDLMNQVNTRGTYLCAQACLPYLLKSENPQVLTLSPPLNVEARWFENHVAYSIAKFGMSLCTLGMASEFKGKVAFNSLWPKTIIATAAIEFAVGNASMMQLGRKATIMADAAAAILQKDAKTVSGNFYIDEDVLRAEGVTDFTEYRVNPNTPENQLLPDFFI is encoded by the coding sequence ATGCACTTCAAAAATAAGACGGTCTTCATCACAGGAGGATCCCGCGGAATTGGATTAGAGATTGCGAAAAAATTAGCTTCAGAGGGCGCAAACATCGTTATTGCGGCTAAAACTTCTGAGCCACATCCTAAATTACCAGGTACGATTCACACGGCAGCGGCTGAAATTGAGGCGGCTGGCGGAAAGGCTTTGGCTTGTATGGTAGACATTCGTGACGAAAATCAGGTTTTAGCGGCGGTAAAATTAGCCGTTGATACTTTTGGAGGTATCGATATATTAATTAATAATGCATCTGCGATTCAGCTCACGGGTACTTTGAGCACGGAGATGAAGAAATACGATTTGATGAATCAGGTGAACACGCGGGGGACGTATTTGTGTGCTCAGGCTTGTTTGCCTTATTTGTTGAAATCAGAAAACCCCCAGGTATTAACGCTTTCCCCTCCCTTAAATGTGGAGGCGCGCTGGTTTGAGAATCACGTGGCGTATTCGATTGCCAAATTTGGGATGTCTCTTTGTACCCTCGGAATGGCGTCTGAATTTAAGGGAAAAGTGGCTTTTAACTCCCTTTGGCCTAAAACGATCATTGCCACGGCTGCGATTGAATTCGCTGTGGGGAATGCGTCGATGATGCAATTAGGACGTAAGGCTACGATTATGGCGGATGCGGCTGCGGCTATTTTACAGAAGGATGCGAAGACGGTCAGTGGGAATTTCTACATCGACGAGGACGTCCTGCGTGCTGAAGGGGTGACGGATTTCACCGAATACCGTGTGAATCCGAATACACCGGAAAATCAATTATTGCCTGACTTTTTCATTTAA
- the serA gene encoding phosphoglycerate dehydrogenase, whose translation MPTAQAEPLKIVIDFDSTFTKVEGLDELARIALQGNPKQAEIVGKIKDITDQGMVGAYSFADSLRDRVALLPANRSHVDQLIVFLKGKISESFKRNKDFLEENAAQILIVSSGFKDFIVPVVNEMGIPAENVYANTFTYDAEGNITGYDADNLLSQDKGKVRLLQSLQLEGEVYVIGDGITDYELRESGLANKFFAFTENVSRKAVTDKADFIVPSLDEFLYINGLSRAQSYPKSRIKVLLLENVHPGAVNAFKKEGFQVELLKGALDEDELIEKIKDVSIIGLRSKTNLTKKVLDHPNASRLMCVGAFCIGTNQIDLVECEKRGIAVFNAPYSNTRSVVELSIGLMVMLTRNIFEKSTKMHAGVWDKSATNSYEIRGKKIGLLGYGSIGTQISVIAEALGMEVYFYDIVDKLALGNAKKCTSLKELLSQVDFVSLHVDGRKSNTNIIGKEQFSWMKDNVIFLNLSRGHVVEIPALVEAIKSGKVWGAAIDVFPHEPKTNDEEFMSELRGLPNVILTPHIGGSTEEAQQNIGEFVPAKLLQFMNNGSTYGSVNFPELQLPPLEDAHRLLHIHHNVPGILAQINQIFAKYHVNIIGQYLKTTENTGYVITDVAKEYSDEIVSELKLIDNTIKFRMLY comes from the coding sequence ATGCCTACAGCTCAAGCAGAACCTTTAAAAATTGTCATTGATTTCGATAGCACATTCACGAAAGTGGAGGGGCTCGATGAATTAGCGAGAATCGCGCTTCAGGGAAATCCGAAGCAAGCGGAGATTGTGGGAAAGATTAAGGATATCACCGACCAAGGAATGGTGGGGGCCTATTCTTTCGCAGATTCCTTACGCGATCGTGTCGCTTTATTGCCGGCGAATCGTTCGCACGTGGATCAATTGATCGTCTTTTTAAAAGGTAAAATCTCGGAGTCATTTAAGCGCAACAAGGATTTTCTAGAAGAAAATGCCGCACAAATCTTAATCGTTTCCTCTGGTTTCAAAGACTTTATCGTTCCGGTTGTGAACGAGATGGGCATCCCAGCAGAGAACGTATATGCGAATACGTTCACGTATGATGCGGAAGGAAATATTACTGGTTACGATGCGGACAATTTATTGTCTCAGGATAAAGGTAAAGTTCGCTTGCTGCAATCATTGCAATTAGAAGGTGAGGTTTACGTGATCGGTGATGGTATCACGGATTACGAATTACGCGAGTCTGGTTTAGCGAATAAGTTCTTTGCGTTCACGGAAAACGTTTCGCGCAAGGCGGTGACGGACAAAGCGGATTTTATCGTACCCTCTTTAGATGAATTCTTGTACATTAACGGTTTAAGCCGCGCACAGTCGTATCCTAAATCGCGTATTAAGGTTCTTTTATTAGAAAACGTGCACCCAGGTGCGGTGAATGCATTCAAGAAAGAAGGTTTCCAAGTGGAACTTTTGAAAGGCGCTTTGGATGAGGATGAATTGATCGAGAAGATCAAAGATGTGTCTATTATCGGTTTGCGTTCGAAAACAAATTTGACGAAAAAAGTATTAGATCATCCGAATGCCTCTCGTTTGATGTGCGTGGGTGCTTTCTGCATCGGTACAAACCAAATCGATTTAGTGGAATGTGAGAAACGCGGAATCGCGGTGTTTAATGCGCCGTATTCGAATACGCGTTCGGTCGTGGAATTGTCGATTGGTTTGATGGTGATGTTAACGCGTAATATCTTCGAGAAATCGACGAAAATGCACGCGGGTGTTTGGGATAAATCAGCGACGAATTCGTACGAGATTAGAGGTAAGAAAATTGGTTTATTGGGATATGGAAGTATCGGTACGCAGATTTCCGTGATTGCGGAGGCGCTGGGTATGGAGGTGTATTTCTATGATATCGTAGATAAATTAGCCTTAGGTAATGCCAAAAAATGCACCAGCTTAAAAGAGTTATTATCTCAGGTGGATTTTGTGAGTTTGCACGTTGATGGTCGTAAGTCAAACACGAACATCATCGGCAAGGAGCAATTCTCTTGGATGAAAGATAATGTCATCTTTTTGAACTTATCGCGTGGTCACGTGGTCGAAATACCGGCTTTAGTGGAGGCGATCAAGTCTGGTAAAGTGTGGGGTGCGGCGATTGACGTATTCCCGCATGAGCCGAAGACGAATGACGAGGAGTTCATGAGTGAATTACGTGGATTGCCTAACGTGATTTTGACGCCGCACATCGGTGGTAGCACGGAGGAGGCACAGCAAAATATTGGTGAATTCGTGCCAGCGAAGTTGTTGCAATTTATGAACAACGGTAGCACGTATGGTTCGGTAAACTTCCCAGAATTGCAATTGCCGCCTTTAGAGGATGCGCACCGTTTGTTGCATATTCACCACAATGTGCCGGGGATTTTGGCCCAAATCAACCAAATCTTTGCGAAATACCACGTAAACATCATTGGGCAATACTTAAAGACCACAGAAAATACGGGTTATGTGATTACGGATGTGGCCAAAGAATACTCGGATGAAATTGTAAGCGAATTGAAGCTGATCGATAACACCATTAAGTTTAGAATGTTATATTAA
- the hemA gene encoding glutamyl-tRNA reductase translates to MILPFKSVSLSHRTAPLAIREMLALNEDESKGFYVRCKDLFELNELLIVSTCNRTEFYYTSDRDISTDLIKAFLIEKGLTNTAEYLGYFKQMDETEDSLRHLFEVATGLQSKVVGDLQIPNQIKKAYQQAADLNMAGPYLHRLMHTIFYSNKRVAQETSFRDGAASVSYATVALAEELSQALPNPKVLILGLGEIGLDVCKNMEEKDFAEFTIMNRTIEKAEKIAAGKELFRVAPIADLWKEIAAADIIISSVRTDSPIITQAEIKKLQLLSFKYFIDLSVPRSIEDGIEKINGVLLYNIDTLKERADEALATRLASIPDVRTIIEESIVSFNDWSKEMEVSPTIHKLKNALEQIRKEEMNRHMKGLTKEETEKLEKITAGLVQKIIKQPIIHLKAACKRGDSDKMVDVLNDLFNLESFEEIES, encoded by the coding sequence ATGATTTTACCTTTTAAATCCGTTAGCCTTTCACACCGTACAGCGCCACTCGCCATCCGCGAGATGTTAGCGTTGAACGAGGACGAGAGCAAAGGATTTTATGTGAGGTGCAAGGATCTTTTCGAGCTAAATGAATTATTAATTGTCTCTACCTGCAACCGCACGGAGTTCTATTATACATCAGATCGCGACATCTCGACCGATTTAATCAAAGCCTTCTTAATCGAAAAAGGCTTAACGAACACCGCTGAATACTTAGGTTATTTCAAGCAAATGGACGAAACAGAGGATTCTCTGCGCCATTTATTCGAGGTAGCAACCGGCTTGCAGTCGAAAGTAGTGGGGGATTTACAAATCCCGAACCAAATCAAAAAAGCCTACCAACAAGCGGCAGATTTAAATATGGCTGGTCCATATTTGCACCGTTTGATGCATACCATCTTCTACTCTAACAAGCGTGTAGCCCAAGAAACCTCGTTCCGAGATGGAGCAGCTTCCGTTTCGTATGCGACCGTTGCCTTGGCTGAAGAACTTTCTCAAGCTCTTCCTAACCCGAAAGTCTTAATCCTTGGATTAGGCGAAATCGGTTTAGATGTGTGCAAGAATATGGAGGAGAAAGATTTTGCGGAGTTCACGATTATGAACCGTACGATCGAGAAAGCAGAGAAGATTGCCGCTGGAAAAGAACTTTTCAGGGTCGCTCCTATCGCTGACTTGTGGAAAGAAATCGCCGCAGCTGACATCATTATCTCGTCTGTTCGTACGGATAGTCCAATTATCACGCAGGCAGAGATTAAGAAATTGCAATTATTATCCTTTAAATACTTCATCGATCTTTCTGTGCCTCGCAGCATCGAGGATGGCATCGAGAAGATTAATGGGGTGCTATTATATAACATTGACACCTTGAAAGAGCGTGCGGATGAGGCTTTGGCCACTCGTTTAGCCTCTATTCCGGATGTGCGCACGATCATCGAAGAGAGTATTGTGAGCTTTAATGATTGGTCTAAAGAGATGGAGGTTTCGCCTACCATCCACAAGTTGAAAAATGCGCTGGAGCAAATCCGCAAGGAGGAGATGAACCGCCATATGAAAGGTTTGACGAAGGAAGAGACCGAGAAGCTGGAGAAAATTACAGCTGGTCTAGTCCAAAAAATCATCAAACAACCCATCATCCACCTAAAAGCCGCTTGCAAACGTGGCGATTCGGACAAAATGGTGGATGTCCTGAACGATCTGTTCAACCTAGAGAGTTTCGAAGAAATCGAATCTTAA